A region from the Pungitius pungitius chromosome 16, fPunPun2.1, whole genome shotgun sequence genome encodes:
- the synj1 gene encoding synaptojanin-1 isoform X4 → MAFSKGYRIYHKLDPPPYSVIVETRSREECLMFESGAVAVLSAAEKEAIKNSYAKILDAYGILGVLRLNLGDSMLHSLVVVTGCSSVGKVQDSEVFRVTQTDFISLNNDPGDEDRIAEVRKVLNSGHFYFAWSATGFSMDLSLNAHRRILEDTTDNRFFWNQSLHLHLKHYGVNCDDWLLRLMCGGVEVRTIYAGHKQAKACIFSRLSSERAGTRFNVRGTNDDGQVANFVETEQVIFLDDKVSSFIQIRGSIPLFWEQPGIQVGSHRVKLSRGFEANAPAFERHFTALRRLYGKQVIINLLGGKEGEHMLSKAFQSHLKASEHTSAVKMVNFDYHQNVKGGKADKLHSVLKPYLTKFIDECGFFYYTGETGIVRTQGGTLRTNCLDCLDRTNSVQAFFALEMLPKQLEEMGLTEKPQLVARFQEVFRTMWSANGDSVSKIYAGTGALDGKAKAGKLKDGARSVTRTIQNNFFDSSKQEAIDILRLGSTLNSDLADKARALLTTSSLYVTEPILQSASPRVLLGMCQNHHKYTRPKQIRVCVGTWNVNGGKQFRSIAFRNQTLNDWLLDAPKKAGHPEFQDSKANPIDIFAIGFEEMVELNAGNIVSASTTNQKLWAAELQKNISRDHKYVLLASEQLVGVCLFVFIRPQHAPFIRDVAVDTVKTGMGGATGNKGGVAIRLLFHTTSICFVCSHFAAGQSQVKERNDDYSEITRRLTFPMGRLLYSHDYVFWCGDFNYRISMPNEEVKELIKQQNWDALTAGDQLLDQKNAGLVFRGFIEGKLDFAPTYKYDLFSEDYDTSEKCRTPAWTDRILWKRRKWNFNQTAEEMNVVGAASTSGETDDDPDNPWSAGTLKYYGRAELKTSDHRPVVSIIDVDILEVDPEARHQVYKEVIAQQGPPDGTILVSLCSSGPDDYFDDALIDELLDKFSHFGEVILIRFVEEKMWVTFLEGYSALAALSLSASTVLGKMLDIRLKSPGWIKSLEEEMSVERICGSIPTSASSTLLAEDTDMGDDDYDMEGDVDDEVEEILPQHLQPGAGSGPGSSPLPSPRGSPCPSPTHGEPVAPGRSSRGGQPSRPSQGPPVDFQPGAPTSIEPKRPPPPRPHAPPARPAPPQRPPPPSGGMSPMPVRKGSADCGEFPSPLFGRRGSQGPKSPALADCGEFPSPLFGRRGSQARGQVAVGAPGPGGAPRPNIPPRAGVISMPPQSRPQPPSHPGAPRPIPEVHPGAPRPIPDTHPGAPRPVATGQVKPTDLPLGPPSSGPPPGQPPAARPQAPSSMQPPMQPQQATPTAQAPSPMQPQPAAPMGQAPSPMQTPMQPQQATPTGQAPSPMQTPMQPPMQPQQATPTGQVPSPMQAPMQPQHAAPTAHSQLPPPMQPTHTAPLQPQQAPKAGPVAAAAAAAGSPQGLASPKAPPRSRSSHTLPPDAAKSETAPAMQTNGLNGIQREAQWKPDPLDTLASGFLSSSSSSSWHTTQSLTRGSSLRSPPSAPSSTAASSCPLPSSTSFHPSALNPSPSLSSSLSTPSPFAASLLPPPPAPSRSRSQETLRASPGPFLTDPLPARPNSTNPFTGPLSHQQHRPLTPDFSVQHPAPTPNIQRSMSVLAQPLVPASAPTAAPAAHAFQLQRTTSLFGPPPAAPSAPAPLLPPAPSAFPSLPLAPASYVPPVLAPRRQPPPPAGKPNPRWVTFDDDLDFPPPTKGPQAPILPPSSLAPQLLPSSAVFDLEPDWLSSAPSVFPTLHPPVPSRTVNSTAKPPGEPGAECFFPRDPS, encoded by the exons ATGGCCTTCAGCAAGGGATATCGCATCTACCACAAGCTGGACCCACCCCCGTACAGTGTCATTGTGGAAACCAGGAGCCGGGAAGAATGCCTCATGTTTGAATCCGGGGCTGTCGCCGTTCTGT CGGCAGCAGAGAAGGAGGCCATTAAAAACTCCTATGCCAAGATTCTCGATGCTTATGGCATCCTGGGCGTCCTCCGCCTGAACCTGG GGGACTCCATGCTCCACAGTCTGGTGGTTGTGACAGGATGCAGCTCTGTGGGGAAGGTGCAGGATTCAGAGGTTTTCAGGGTCACACAGACAGACTTTATATCCCTGAATAATGATCCAGGAGATGAAGACCGGATCGCTGAAGTGCGAAAGGTCTTGAACTCGGGACACTTCTACTTCGCCTGGTCTGCCACTGGTTTCAGCATGGACTTGAGCCTCAATGCACATCGCAGGATCCTAGAGGACACTACGGATAACCGCTTCTTTTG GAACCAATCTCTGCACCTGCACCTGAAACACTACGGAGTAAACTGCGACGACTGGCTCTTGAGGCTGATGTGCGGAGGTGTAGAGGTCAGGACCATCTATGCAGGCCACAAACAGGCCAAGGCCTGCATCTTCTCCCGCCTCAGCTCGGAGCGTGCCGGCACTCGATTCAACGTCCGAGGAACCAATGACGACGGACAGGTGGCCAACTTTGTGGAGACTGAACAG GTTATTTTCCTGGATGACAAAGTCTCCTCCTTCATACAGATCCGTGGCTCCATTCCTCTTTTCTGGGAACAGCCAGGAATCCAG GTTGGTTCTCATCGTGTCAAACTCTCGAGGGGATTTGAGGCAAATGCTCCAGCATTCGAAAG aCACTTTACAGCACTGCGGAGGTTGTACGGTAAACAGGTGATCATCAACCTGCTCGGGGGTAAGGAAGGGGAACACATGCTCAGCAAAGCTTTTCAG AGTCACCTGAAGGCATCTGAGCACACGTCGGCCGTGAAGATGGTGAACTTTGACTACCATCAAAATGTGAAGGGGGGCAAAGCAGACAAACTCCACAGTGTCCTCAAACCCTACCTCACCAAGTTCATCGATGAGTGTGGCTTCTTCTACTACACGGGAGAGACCGGCATTGTGAG GACTCAGGGTGGGACCCTTAGGACCAACTGCCTGGACTGCTTGGATAGAACCAACAGTGTGCAGGCCTTTTTTGCACTGGAG ATGCTGCCAAAGCAGCTGGAGGAAATGGGTCTCACAGAGAAGCCCCAGCTGGTGGCCAGGTTCCAGGAGGTCTTCAGGACCATGTGGTCTGCCAATGGAGACTCCGTCAGTAAGATCTACGCGGGGACTGGTGCCCTGGATGGCAAGGCCAAG GCGGGAAAGCTAAAAGATGGCGCTCGCTCTGTGACCAGGACCATCCAGAACAACTTCTTTGACAGTTCCAAGCAGGAGGCGATAGACATCCTGAGGCTGGGCTCCACGCTCAACAGTGACTTGGCAGATAAGGCTCGGGCCTTGCTCACCACTTCCAGTCTCTATG TCACTGAGCCCATCTTACAATCAG CCTCCCCAAGAGTATTGCTGGGAATGTGTCAGAACCACCATAAATACACAAGGCCCAAGCAGATCCGAGTGTGCGTCGGCACCTGGAATGTCAACGGGGGTAAACAATTTCGCAGCATTGCCTTCCGCAACCAGACTCTCAACGACTGGCTGTTGGATGCTCCAAAGAAGGCGGGGCATCCCGAGTTCCAGG ACAGCAAAGCCAACCCCATTGATATCTTTGCCATCGGGTTTGAGGAAATGGTTGAACTAAATGCTGGAAATATCGTCAGTGCCAG CACCACGAACCAGAAACTGTGGGCTGCTGAGCTACAGAAAAACATTTCGCGGGACCACAAGTATGTGCTGCTTGCTTCAGAACAGCTGGTGGgagtgtgtctgtttgttttcatccGCCCGCAGCACGCACCCTTCATCAG GGATGTTGCGGTTGATACTGTTAAAACTGGCATGGGCGGGGCCACAGGCAACAAAGGAGGGGTGGCCATCCGCCTGCTCTTCCATACCACCAGCATCTGCTTCGTCTGCTCCCACTTTGCTGCTGGCCAGTCACAGGTCAAGGAGAGGAATGACGACTACAGCGAGATCACACGCAGACTCACCTTCCCCATg GGCCGTCTGCTGTACTCCCACGACTACGTTTTCTGGTGCGGGGACTTTAACTATCGAATCAGCATGCCCAATGAGGAGGTGAAAGAGCTGATCAAACAGCAAAACTGGGATGCCTTGACAGCTGGGGACCAGTTGTTGGATCAGAAGAATGCTGGTTTG GTGTTCCGAGGGTTTATAGAGGGGAAGTTAGATTTTGCTCCCACCTATAAATATGACCTCTTCTCAGAAGATTATGATACCAGTGAGAAGTGCCGCACACCAGCCTGGACTGACCGCATActctggaagaggaggaagtggaacTTTAATCAAACag CTGAGGAGATGAATGTAGTAGGAGCAGCTTCTACATCTGGGGAGACTGACGACGATCCAGATAACCCCTGGAGCGCTGGCACTCTGAAGTACTATGGCAGGGCTGAGCTTAAGACCTCGGACCACAG GCCCGTTGTTTCCATAATAGACGTGGACATCCTGGAGGTCGACCCCGAGGCGCGCCACCAGGTCTACAAGGAAGTCATTGCCCAACAGGGGCCTCCGGACGGCACCATCCTGGTGTCGCTCTGCTCCTCCGGCCCGGACGACTACTTTGACGATGCTCTCATAGACGAGCTGCTGGACAAGTTTTCTCATTTTGGAGAGGTCATCCTCATCAG GTTCGTTGAGGAGAAGATGTGGGTGACTTTCCTGGAAGGTTACTCTGCACTTGCTGCTCTTTCTCTCAGCGCTTCCACC GTCCTTGGCAAGATGCTCGACATCCGTCTAAAGAGTCCCGGCTGGATCAAgagtctggaggaggagatgagtgTGGAGAGAATCTGTGGAAGCATCCCCACCTCTGCCAGCTCCACCCTCCTCGCTGAGGACACGGACATGGGCGATGATGATTATGACATGGAAG GGGATGTCGACGACGAGGTGGAGGAGATTCTTCCCCAGCATCTTCAGCCTGGAGCCGGCTCTGGCCCCGgatcctcccctctcccctccccccgcggtagtccctgtccctcccccacccacggAGAACCCGTGGCCCCCGGCAGGTCTAGCCGTGGAGGGCAACCCTCCCGTCCATCACAAG ggCCTCCTGTTGACTTCCAGCCTGGTGCTCCCACATCTATAGAGCCAAAACGCCCACCCCCGCCTCGTCCCCACGCCCCCCCAGCCAGACCGGCGCCTCCCCAGCGCCCACCGCCACCTTCAG GCGGCATGAGCCCTATGCCAGTAAGGAAGGGCTCTGCAG ACTGTGGCGAGTTTCCCAGCCCACTGTTTGGTAGGAGAGGCAGTCAAG GACCAAAAAGCCCCGCTCTCGCAG ACTGTGGCGAGTTTCCCAGCCCACTGTTTGGTAGGAGAGGCAGTCAAG CTCGAGGACAGGTGGCAGTGGGAGCTCCTGGACCTGGAGGTGCTCCCAGACCC AATATTCCTCCTCGAGCCGGGGTAATCAGTATGCCCCCTCAGTCTCGCCCGCAACCTCCCTCTCATCCCGGAGCACCCAGACCCATCCCAGAGGTGCATCCTGGGGCCCCTCGGCCCATCCCAGACACCCACCCTGGAGCCCCTCGACCTGTGGCCACTGGCCAGGTCAAGCCGACTGACCTGCCTCTGG GTCCCCCTTCCTCGGGCCCTCCTCCTGGACAGCCCCCTGCAGCAAGACCCCAGGCTCCATCCTCTATGCAGCCACCCATGCAGCCCCAACAAGCCACCCCTACAGCTCAGGCTCCATCACCGATGCAGCCCCAACCAGCAGCCCCTATGGGTCAGGCTCCATCACCCATGCAGACACCCATGCAGCCCCAACAAGCCACCCCTACGGGTCAGGCTCCATCACCCATGCAGACACCAATGCAGCCACCCATGCAGCCCCAACAAGCCACCCCTACGGGTCAGGTTCCATCGCCCATGCAGGCGCCCATGCAGCCCCAACACGCTGCCCCTACTGCTCACTCCCAGCTCCCACCACCGATGCAGCCCACGCACACAGCTCCACTCCAGCCACAGCAGGCCCCTAAAGCAGGGCCCgtcgccgccgctgctgccgctgccggcTCTCCACAAGGTCTGGCCTCTCCTAAGGCCCCCCCTCGTTCCCGCTCCTCTCACACTCTGCCACCTGATGCTGCCAAGTCCGAGACGGCCCCGGCTATGCAG ACCAACGGACTGAATGGAatccaaagagaagcacaatGGAAGCCCGACCCCCTCGACACACTTGCTtctggtttcctctcctcctcctcgtcctcgtcctggcACACCACCCAGTCTCTGACCCGAGGCTCCTCCCTACGCTCTCCCCCCTCCGCTCCCTCGTCCACGGCCGCGTCCTCCTgccctctcccttcctccacctccttccatCCCTCCGCACTCAATCCGTCaccgtccctctcctcctcactttcCACCCCGTCCCCCTTCGCCGCCTCCCTGCTCCCGCCTCCTCCGGCCCCGTCACGCAGCCGCTCGCAGGAGACGCTGCGCGCCTCCCCGGGCCCCTTCCTGACCGACCCGCTTCCCGCCCGGCCCAACAGCACCAACCCCTTCACTGGCCCGCTGTCGCATCAGCAGCACCGCCCGCTTACGCCGGACTTCAGCGTCCAGCATCCCGCCCCGACGCCCAACATCCAGAGGAGCATGTCTGTTCTCGCTCAACCACTCGTCCCCGCCTCCGCTCCGACAGCGGCCCCCGCCGCGCACGCCTTCCAGCTCCAGAGGACCACGTCTCTGTTTGGCCCGCCACCCGCTGCTCCCTCGGCaccggctcctctgctcccccccgccccgtccgCGTTCCCCTCCTTGCCGCTGGCGCCAGCCTCGTACGTTCCGCCCGTCCTCGCGCCCCGTCGCCAGCCGCCTCCTCCGGCAGGGAAACCGAATCCTCGTTGGGTCACTTTTGATGACGATTTGGACTTTCCACCTCCAACCAAAGGGCCGCAGGCCCCCATCCTGCCCCCCAGCTCCCTGGCGCCCCAACTTCTGCCCTCGAGCGCCGTGTTCGACCTCGAGCCCGACTGGCTGTCCTCTGCCCCTTCGGTGTTCCCCACCCTGCACCCTCCCGTCCCAAGTAGAACTGTGAACAGTACCGCGAAGCCCCCGGGGGAACCCGGCGCCGAATGCTTCTTCCCCAGGGATCCCTCTTAA
- the synj1 gene encoding synaptojanin-1 isoform X15, whose amino-acid sequence MAFSKGYRIYHKLDPPPYSVIVETRSREECLMFESGAVAVLSAAEKEAIKNSYAKILDAYGILGVLRLNLGDSMLHSLVVVTGCSSVGKVQDSEVFRVTQTDFISLNNDPGDEDRIAEVRKVLNSGHFYFAWSATGFSMDLSLNAHRRILEDTTDNRFFWNQSLHLHLKHYGVNCDDWLLRLMCGGVEVRTIYAGHKQAKACIFSRLSSERAGTRFNVRGTNDDGQVANFVETEQVIFLDDKVSSFIQIRGSIPLFWEQPGIQVGSHRVKLSRGFEANAPAFERHFTALRRLYGKQVIINLLGGKEGEHMLSKAFQSHLKASEHTSAVKMVNFDYHQNVKGGKADKLHSVLKPYLTKFIDECGFFYYTGETGIVRTQGGTLRTNCLDCLDRTNSVQAFFALEMLPKQLEEMGLTEKPQLVARFQEVFRTMWSANGDSVSKIYAGTGALDGKAKAGKLKDGARSVTRTIQNNFFDSSKQEAIDILRLGSTLNSDLADKARALLTTSSLYVTEPILQSASPRVLLGMCQNHHKYTRPKQIRVCVGTWNVNGGKQFRSIAFRNQTLNDWLLDAPKKAGHPEFQDSKANPIDIFAIGFEEMVELNAGNIVSASTTNQKLWAAELQKNISRDHKYVLLASEQLVGVCLFVFIRPQHAPFIRDVAVDTVKTGMGGATGNKGGVAIRLLFHTTSICFVCSHFAAGQSQVKERNDDYSEITRRLTFPMGRLLYSHDYVFWCGDFNYRISMPNEEVKELIKQQNWDALTAGDQLLDQKNAGLVFRGFIEGKLDFAPTYKYDLFSEDYDTSEKCRTPAWTDRILWKRRKWNFNQTAEEMNVVGAASTSGETDDDPDNPWSAGTLKYYGRAELKTSDHRPVVSIIDVDILEVDPEARHQVYKEVIAQQGPPDGTILVSLCSSGPDDYFDDALIDELLDKFSHFGEVILIRFVEEKMWVTFLEGYSALAALSLSASTVLGKMLDIRLKSPGWIKSLEEEMSVERICGSIPTSASSTLLAEDTDMGDDDYDMEGDVDDEVEEILPQHLQPGAGSGPGSSPLPSPRGSPCPSPTHGEPVAPGRSSRGGQPSRPSQGPPVDFQPGAPTSIEPKRPPPPRPHAPPARPAPPQRPPPPSARGQVAVGAPGPGGAPRPNIPPRAGVISMPPQSRPQPPSHPGAPRPIPEVHPGAPRPIPDTHPGAPRPVATGQVKPTDLPLGPPSSGPPPGQPPAARPQAPSSMQPPMQPQQATPTAQAPSPMQPQPAAPMGQAPSPMQTPMQPQQATPTGQAPSPMQTPMQPPMQPQQATPTGQVPSPMQAPMQPQHAAPTAHSQLPPPMQPTHTAPLQPQQAPKAGPVAAAAAAAGSPQGLASPKAPPRSRSSHTLPPDAAKSETAPAMQTNGLNGIQREAQWKPDPLDTLASGFLSSSSSSSWHTTQSLTRGSSLRSPPSAPSSTAASSCPLPSSTSFHPSALNPSPSLSSSLSTPSPFAASLLPPPPAPSRSRSQETLRASPGPFLTDPLPARPNSTNPFTGPLSHQQHRPLTPDFSVQHPAPTPNIQRSMSVLAQPLVPASAPTAAPAAHAFQLQRTTSLFGPPPAAPSAPAPLLPPAPSAFPSLPLAPASYVPPVLAPRRQPPPPAGKPNPRWVTFDDDLDFPPPTKGPQAPILPPSSLAPQLLPSSAVFDLEPDWLSSAPSVFPTLHPPVPSRTVNSTAKPPGEPGAECFFPRDPS is encoded by the exons ATGGCCTTCAGCAAGGGATATCGCATCTACCACAAGCTGGACCCACCCCCGTACAGTGTCATTGTGGAAACCAGGAGCCGGGAAGAATGCCTCATGTTTGAATCCGGGGCTGTCGCCGTTCTGT CGGCAGCAGAGAAGGAGGCCATTAAAAACTCCTATGCCAAGATTCTCGATGCTTATGGCATCCTGGGCGTCCTCCGCCTGAACCTGG GGGACTCCATGCTCCACAGTCTGGTGGTTGTGACAGGATGCAGCTCTGTGGGGAAGGTGCAGGATTCAGAGGTTTTCAGGGTCACACAGACAGACTTTATATCCCTGAATAATGATCCAGGAGATGAAGACCGGATCGCTGAAGTGCGAAAGGTCTTGAACTCGGGACACTTCTACTTCGCCTGGTCTGCCACTGGTTTCAGCATGGACTTGAGCCTCAATGCACATCGCAGGATCCTAGAGGACACTACGGATAACCGCTTCTTTTG GAACCAATCTCTGCACCTGCACCTGAAACACTACGGAGTAAACTGCGACGACTGGCTCTTGAGGCTGATGTGCGGAGGTGTAGAGGTCAGGACCATCTATGCAGGCCACAAACAGGCCAAGGCCTGCATCTTCTCCCGCCTCAGCTCGGAGCGTGCCGGCACTCGATTCAACGTCCGAGGAACCAATGACGACGGACAGGTGGCCAACTTTGTGGAGACTGAACAG GTTATTTTCCTGGATGACAAAGTCTCCTCCTTCATACAGATCCGTGGCTCCATTCCTCTTTTCTGGGAACAGCCAGGAATCCAG GTTGGTTCTCATCGTGTCAAACTCTCGAGGGGATTTGAGGCAAATGCTCCAGCATTCGAAAG aCACTTTACAGCACTGCGGAGGTTGTACGGTAAACAGGTGATCATCAACCTGCTCGGGGGTAAGGAAGGGGAACACATGCTCAGCAAAGCTTTTCAG AGTCACCTGAAGGCATCTGAGCACACGTCGGCCGTGAAGATGGTGAACTTTGACTACCATCAAAATGTGAAGGGGGGCAAAGCAGACAAACTCCACAGTGTCCTCAAACCCTACCTCACCAAGTTCATCGATGAGTGTGGCTTCTTCTACTACACGGGAGAGACCGGCATTGTGAG GACTCAGGGTGGGACCCTTAGGACCAACTGCCTGGACTGCTTGGATAGAACCAACAGTGTGCAGGCCTTTTTTGCACTGGAG ATGCTGCCAAAGCAGCTGGAGGAAATGGGTCTCACAGAGAAGCCCCAGCTGGTGGCCAGGTTCCAGGAGGTCTTCAGGACCATGTGGTCTGCCAATGGAGACTCCGTCAGTAAGATCTACGCGGGGACTGGTGCCCTGGATGGCAAGGCCAAG GCGGGAAAGCTAAAAGATGGCGCTCGCTCTGTGACCAGGACCATCCAGAACAACTTCTTTGACAGTTCCAAGCAGGAGGCGATAGACATCCTGAGGCTGGGCTCCACGCTCAACAGTGACTTGGCAGATAAGGCTCGGGCCTTGCTCACCACTTCCAGTCTCTATG TCACTGAGCCCATCTTACAATCAG CCTCCCCAAGAGTATTGCTGGGAATGTGTCAGAACCACCATAAATACACAAGGCCCAAGCAGATCCGAGTGTGCGTCGGCACCTGGAATGTCAACGGGGGTAAACAATTTCGCAGCATTGCCTTCCGCAACCAGACTCTCAACGACTGGCTGTTGGATGCTCCAAAGAAGGCGGGGCATCCCGAGTTCCAGG ACAGCAAAGCCAACCCCATTGATATCTTTGCCATCGGGTTTGAGGAAATGGTTGAACTAAATGCTGGAAATATCGTCAGTGCCAG CACCACGAACCAGAAACTGTGGGCTGCTGAGCTACAGAAAAACATTTCGCGGGACCACAAGTATGTGCTGCTTGCTTCAGAACAGCTGGTGGgagtgtgtctgtttgttttcatccGCCCGCAGCACGCACCCTTCATCAG GGATGTTGCGGTTGATACTGTTAAAACTGGCATGGGCGGGGCCACAGGCAACAAAGGAGGGGTGGCCATCCGCCTGCTCTTCCATACCACCAGCATCTGCTTCGTCTGCTCCCACTTTGCTGCTGGCCAGTCACAGGTCAAGGAGAGGAATGACGACTACAGCGAGATCACACGCAGACTCACCTTCCCCATg GGCCGTCTGCTGTACTCCCACGACTACGTTTTCTGGTGCGGGGACTTTAACTATCGAATCAGCATGCCCAATGAGGAGGTGAAAGAGCTGATCAAACAGCAAAACTGGGATGCCTTGACAGCTGGGGACCAGTTGTTGGATCAGAAGAATGCTGGTTTG GTGTTCCGAGGGTTTATAGAGGGGAAGTTAGATTTTGCTCCCACCTATAAATATGACCTCTTCTCAGAAGATTATGATACCAGTGAGAAGTGCCGCACACCAGCCTGGACTGACCGCATActctggaagaggaggaagtggaacTTTAATCAAACag CTGAGGAGATGAATGTAGTAGGAGCAGCTTCTACATCTGGGGAGACTGACGACGATCCAGATAACCCCTGGAGCGCTGGCACTCTGAAGTACTATGGCAGGGCTGAGCTTAAGACCTCGGACCACAG GCCCGTTGTTTCCATAATAGACGTGGACATCCTGGAGGTCGACCCCGAGGCGCGCCACCAGGTCTACAAGGAAGTCATTGCCCAACAGGGGCCTCCGGACGGCACCATCCTGGTGTCGCTCTGCTCCTCCGGCCCGGACGACTACTTTGACGATGCTCTCATAGACGAGCTGCTGGACAAGTTTTCTCATTTTGGAGAGGTCATCCTCATCAG GTTCGTTGAGGAGAAGATGTGGGTGACTTTCCTGGAAGGTTACTCTGCACTTGCTGCTCTTTCTCTCAGCGCTTCCACC GTCCTTGGCAAGATGCTCGACATCCGTCTAAAGAGTCCCGGCTGGATCAAgagtctggaggaggagatgagtgTGGAGAGAATCTGTGGAAGCATCCCCACCTCTGCCAGCTCCACCCTCCTCGCTGAGGACACGGACATGGGCGATGATGATTATGACATGGAAG GGGATGTCGACGACGAGGTGGAGGAGATTCTTCCCCAGCATCTTCAGCCTGGAGCCGGCTCTGGCCCCGgatcctcccctctcccctccccccgcggtagtccctgtccctcccccacccacggAGAACCCGTGGCCCCCGGCAGGTCTAGCCGTGGAGGGCAACCCTCCCGTCCATCACAAG ggCCTCCTGTTGACTTCCAGCCTGGTGCTCCCACATCTATAGAGCCAAAACGCCCACCCCCGCCTCGTCCCCACGCCCCCCCAGCCAGACCGGCGCCTCCCCAGCGCCCACCGCCACCTTCAG CTCGAGGACAGGTGGCAGTGGGAGCTCCTGGACCTGGAGGTGCTCCCAGACCC AATATTCCTCCTCGAGCCGGGGTAATCAGTATGCCCCCTCAGTCTCGCCCGCAACCTCCCTCTCATCCCGGAGCACCCAGACCCATCCCAGAGGTGCATCCTGGGGCCCCTCGGCCCATCCCAGACACCCACCCTGGAGCCCCTCGACCTGTGGCCACTGGCCAGGTCAAGCCGACTGACCTGCCTCTGG GTCCCCCTTCCTCGGGCCCTCCTCCTGGACAGCCCCCTGCAGCAAGACCCCAGGCTCCATCCTCTATGCAGCCACCCATGCAGCCCCAACAAGCCACCCCTACAGCTCAGGCTCCATCACCGATGCAGCCCCAACCAGCAGCCCCTATGGGTCAGGCTCCATCACCCATGCAGACACCCATGCAGCCCCAACAAGCCACCCCTACGGGTCAGGCTCCATCACCCATGCAGACACCAATGCAGCCACCCATGCAGCCCCAACAAGCCACCCCTACGGGTCAGGTTCCATCGCCCATGCAGGCGCCCATGCAGCCCCAACACGCTGCCCCTACTGCTCACTCCCAGCTCCCACCACCGATGCAGCCCACGCACACAGCTCCACTCCAGCCACAGCAGGCCCCTAAAGCAGGGCCCgtcgccgccgctgctgccgctgccggcTCTCCACAAGGTCTGGCCTCTCCTAAGGCCCCCCCTCGTTCCCGCTCCTCTCACACTCTGCCACCTGATGCTGCCAAGTCCGAGACGGCCCCGGCTATGCAG ACCAACGGACTGAATGGAatccaaagagaagcacaatGGAAGCCCGACCCCCTCGACACACTTGCTtctggtttcctctcctcctcctcgtcctcgtcctggcACACCACCCAGTCTCTGACCCGAGGCTCCTCCCTACGCTCTCCCCCCTCCGCTCCCTCGTCCACGGCCGCGTCCTCCTgccctctcccttcctccacctccttccatCCCTCCGCACTCAATCCGTCaccgtccctctcctcctcactttcCACCCCGTCCCCCTTCGCCGCCTCCCTGCTCCCGCCTCCTCCGGCCCCGTCACGCAGCCGCTCGCAGGAGACGCTGCGCGCCTCCCCGGGCCCCTTCCTGACCGACCCGCTTCCCGCCCGGCCCAACAGCACCAACCCCTTCACTGGCCCGCTGTCGCATCAGCAGCACCGCCCGCTTACGCCGGACTTCAGCGTCCAGCATCCCGCCCCGACGCCCAACATCCAGAGGAGCATGTCTGTTCTCGCTCAACCACTCGTCCCCGCCTCCGCTCCGACAGCGGCCCCCGCCGCGCACGCCTTCCAGCTCCAGAGGACCACGTCTCTGTTTGGCCCGCCACCCGCTGCTCCCTCGGCaccggctcctctgctcccccccgccccgtccgCGTTCCCCTCCTTGCCGCTGGCGCCAGCCTCGTACGTTCCGCCCGTCCTCGCGCCCCGTCGCCAGCCGCCTCCTCCGGCAGGGAAACCGAATCCTCGTTGGGTCACTTTTGATGACGATTTGGACTTTCCACCTCCAACCAAAGGGCCGCAGGCCCCCATCCTGCCCCCCAGCTCCCTGGCGCCCCAACTTCTGCCCTCGAGCGCCGTGTTCGACCTCGAGCCCGACTGGCTGTCCTCTGCCCCTTCGGTGTTCCCCACCCTGCACCCTCCCGTCCCAAGTAGAACTGTGAACAGTACCGCGAAGCCCCCGGGGGAACCCGGCGCCGAATGCTTCTTCCCCAGGGATCCCTCTTAA